Sequence from the Cuniculiplasma divulgatum genome:
TATACACGAAGAACTTCAGTGAAACATGATCCTTGTTTCTTCCCCCGTATTGCGCAACCATGAAGTATACAGGTATGAGCACGACTTCCCAGAATATATAGAAAAACAGGAAGTCTCTGGAAATAAGTATTCCGTAGAGCCCAACCTCGGTTATCATGATGTATGAATACATTGTCTGGGTGAATTCATGCTTCCCTGCTATGAAAGCCGCGATGAATATGACAATTCCGGAAAGTATGAGCAGAGCATCGGCAAAGCCACTCACTCCAATGGAGAACGCAATACCGATGGAAGGTGCAAGATTGTAAACACTCTCTGAACGGAATCCTCCAGACCCGTAACCCGTGCTGAATCTCAGTGTGCTGTATACTATTGTGGCAATAAGGAATATGGCAGTGGCGATGAGGGCATATTCACGCCTGCGATCCGTAAAGGCGAATGAAAACAATGAGGCAAGTACCATTATTATGAATAGTATGAGAATGAACAAGTTACATCAACCCCGCCAGAAGCATTATGATAAAAACAATGGAAATGCCTATTATCAGAACAACAAAGTAGTTCTCCACAACTCCGTCCTGCAGCTTCCTGAAGAATGACCCAAGACTCAATGTTCCTGCCCCTGTCCTGTCCACTGCGTTGTTGTACGCATTCTCAAATGTGGCAATTCCTCCTGATACAGGTGTTATGACTCTCTCGGCAATTATGTTGGTGAAAAGAGTGTCAAGGTAGAACTTGTTCTTCGCAAGCCTGTAAAGCCTGTTCTTGCTGAAATCCATGTGTCTCCACCTGTCTGTGCCGTAAAGAACATATGTCACGATAAGGCCTATGGCCAGGAGCGTGATGGGTATGGCTTCAATGTAAATTGGAACAGACGGAACAAAAGCTTCCGGAGTGATGAATTTATAGAAAGGAGTCTGTATGAGGCCAAGTAAAAGTGCCCCTGCGGCAAGGATGAACAGTGGTATGAGCGCCCAGACAGAGGGGTCCTTTGCATGCTCAGCCAGGTGTGACCTGGGCTTTCCCAGCGAGACACGGAAGAACATCCTGAACGTGTAAAGTGTGGTGAGAAGCGAGCCGGTAGCAAGGAATATCCATGGGATAAAACTCCAGGCTGTGCCATAATGCGCATAATAAAGCCAGGAGGCTGAAATTATAGAATCCTTGGAGAAGTAGCCAGCAGTTCCAGGAAATGCTATGAGTGCCAGCGACCCTATGAAGAGAAGGGTGACTGTCATGGGCATCTTTCTCCACAGACCTCCCATGTCCCTTGTGTCCCTGAGATCCATAAGGGCTATGAGTATGGCACCTGCTGCCATGAACAGAAGTGCCTTAAACACTGCGTGGACAACCAGATGGAACATTCCCAGAGGTACAGCAGCATAACCGAACAGTCCGCCAAGACCTATGGCTGCAAACATGTATCCTATCTGACTTATTGTTGAATATGCCAGGATACGTTTTATGTCATTTACAAATATTCCGATTATTCCAGCAAACACAGCAGTAAAGGCTCCAAGTATGGCCACTGAATAGAGTGCGAATGGTGCAGCTGCGTAAAATATGTTGAAGACCCTGGCAACAAGATAGACTCCGGCAGTAACCATTGTTGCTGCATGGATAAGAGCGGAAACCGTAGTTGGGCCTTCCATTGCATCCGGTATCCATACGTGAAGCGGGAACTGTGCGGATTTACCTGCTGCTCCTGCCAGAAACAGTACTGCAACAATACCAAGAGTGTTCTTTCCTATATAGGAAGCAATCAGACTGGCATTGTTGATAAGGAACGGTATGCTGAGAGGGCTGTTGCTGCCAAGACCTGGAAAACCAACCAGAGAATCGTAAAGAATTGC
This genomic interval carries:
- a CDS encoding NADH-quinone oxidoreductase subunit L — its product is MYWPGWFIFLSPLIGAPIALAVGKRYKSLAGIIASLAVGGALVASIITFFYVDAGTVVSNSSKLYVITGQYAYNHYLWFFNIDIGIFIDRLSIMMALMVSFVSLMIHLFALYYMKNDPNKHVYFAETSLFTAGMLGLVVASNLVVFFLFWELVGLCSYLLIGFWFFKPNATAAAKKAFIVTRVGDLLFLVGMAILYDSLVGFPGLGSNSPLSIPFLINNASLIASYIGKNTLGIVAVLFLAGAAGKSAQFPLHVWIPDAMEGPTTVSALIHAATMVTAGVYLVARVFNIFYAAAPFALYSVAILGAFTAVFAGIIGIFVNDIKRILAYSTISQIGYMFAAIGLGGLFGYAAVPLGMFHLVVHAVFKALLFMAAGAILIALMDLRDTRDMGGLWRKMPMTVTLLFIGSLALIAFPGTAGYFSKDSIISASWLYYAHYGTAWSFIPWIFLATGSLLTTLYTFRMFFRVSLGKPRSHLAEHAKDPSVWALIPLFILAAGALLLGLIQTPFYKFITPEAFVPSVPIYIEAIPITLLAIGLIVTYVLYGTDRWRHMDFSKNRLYRLAKNKFYLDTLFTNIIAERVITPVSGGIATFENAYNNAVDRTGAGTLSLGSFFRKLQDGVVENYFVVLIIGISIVFIIMLLAGLM